In the Quercus lobata isolate SW786 chromosome 5, ValleyOak3.0 Primary Assembly, whole genome shotgun sequence genome, one interval contains:
- the LOC115990407 gene encoding uncharacterized protein LOC115990407: MDPLKYLMEKPVQDGKTAKWVLLLLEFDIKYMTQKSVKGRLEVGSYKVLNSEKVAQFIQTNIICKYGTNGAVEAGNKNIGRILKKSTKNYKDWHLQLPYALWGYRTSIRTSTGATPYSLVYGMEAVLPIEMGVRSLRTIPESEIPEVDWLQSRYDQLCMMDEKRLKALYHIECYQRTHITGE, encoded by the exons ATGGATCCTTTGAAATATTTGATGGAGAAGCCTGTGCAAGATGGGAAGACAGCTAAATGGGTATTGCTTCTCTTAGAATTCgatattaaatatatgactCAGAAATCTGTGAAGGGGAGA TTGGAAGTTGGCTCATACAAGGTTTTGAACTCGGAGAAAGTTGCTCAGTTTATTCAGACTAATATCATTTGTAAATATGGG ACTAATGGAGCAGTTGAGGCTGGTAACAAGAATATAGGGCGAATCCTAAAGAAGAGCACGAAAAACTACAAGGACTGGCACCTACAATTACCCTATGCACTTTGGGGGTATAGGACATCAATTCGAACTTCCACTGGAGCCACTCCTTATTCATTAGTGTATGGGATGGAAGCAGTCCTTCCTATTGAAATGGGTGTCCGTTCATTGAGAACAATACCGGAGAGTGAAATCCCCGAAGTAGATTGGTTACAAAGTAGATATGATCAATTATGCATGATGGATGAGAAGAGACTCAAGGCCTTGTATCACATTGAATGTTATCAAAGGACACATATCACTGGAGAGTGA